A single genomic interval of Tursiops truncatus isolate mTurTru1 chromosome 1, mTurTru1.mat.Y, whole genome shotgun sequence harbors:
- the NHLH2 gene encoding helix-loop-helix protein 2, producing the protein MMLSPDQAADSDHPSSAPSDPESLGGADAKVLGSVSDLEPVEEAEGDGKGGSRAALYPHPQQLSREEKRRRRRATAKYRSAHATRERIRVEAFNLAFAELRKLLPTLPPDKKLSKIEILRLAICYISYLNHVLDV; encoded by the coding sequence ATGATGCTGAGTCCAGACCAAGCCGCCGACTCGGACCACCCCAGTTCGGCGCCCTCGGACCCGGAGTCGCTGGGTGGCGCGGACGCCAAGGTGCTGGGCAGCGTGTCGGACCTGGAGCCGGTGGAGGAGGCCGAAGGCGACGGCAAGGGCGGCAGCCGGGCCGCGCTCTACCCGCACCCGCAGCAGCTGAGCCGCGAGGAGAAGCGCCGCCGCCGGCGAGCCACGGCCAAGTACCGCTCGGCCCACGCCACCCGCGAGCGCATCCGCGTGGAGGCCTTCAACCTGGCCTTCGCCGAGCTCCGCAAACTGCTGCCCACGCTGCCCCCGGACAAGAAGCTGTCCAAGATCGAGATCCTGCGCCTGGCCATCTGCTACATCTCCTATCTCAACCACGTCCTGGATGTGTAG